The proteins below come from a single Microbacterium sp. SLBN-154 genomic window:
- a CDS encoding SRPBCC family protein, whose product MARIIETVDVDVPVSTAYNQWTQFETFPEFLSFVQSITQLDDTHNHWRVKIGTVEREFDAEITEQHADERVAWRSTGGEDHAGVVTFHKLSDTETRVTVQLDWEPQGFVEHVGDALGIDDRSVKKDLKNFKTFIESRGAETGAWRGDVQA is encoded by the coding sequence ATGGCGCGCATCATCGAAACCGTCGATGTCGATGTCCCGGTTTCCACGGCCTACAACCAGTGGACCCAGTTCGAGACCTTCCCCGAGTTCCTCAGCTTCGTCCAGTCGATCACCCAGTTGGATGACACCCACAACCACTGGCGCGTGAAGATCGGCACCGTCGAGCGCGAGTTCGACGCCGAGATCACCGAGCAGCACGCCGACGAGCGTGTCGCATGGCGCAGCACCGGGGGCGAGGACCACGCCGGTGTGGTGACCTTCCACAAGCTCAGCGACACCGAGACCCGCGTCACGGTGCAGCTGGACTGGGAGCCGCAGGGCTTCGTCGAGCATGTCGGGGATGCCCTCGGCATCGACGACCGTTCGGTCAAGAAGGACCTGAAGAACTTCAAGACGTTCATCGAGTCGCGCGGCGCCGAAACCGGCGCGTGGCGCGGTGACGTGCAGGCCTGA
- a CDS encoding GntR family transcriptional regulator, with product MVEEGRALFLQIAESVEDAIIDGSLTEESQAPSTNELAAFHRINPATAAKGVTMLVDKGVLYKRRGIGMFVAPGARERLLDERRTAFADRYVEPLLAEARKLGLGPADLTALINDRAAVTEP from the coding sequence GTGGTCGAAGAAGGCAGGGCGCTCTTCCTCCAGATCGCCGAAAGCGTGGAGGACGCGATCATCGACGGCAGCCTCACCGAAGAGAGCCAGGCGCCGTCGACGAACGAGCTCGCCGCGTTCCACCGCATCAACCCCGCCACCGCTGCCAAAGGAGTGACCATGCTCGTCGACAAGGGCGTCTTGTACAAGCGACGCGGAATCGGCATGTTCGTCGCTCCCGGCGCACGCGAGCGTCTGCTCGACGAGCGCCGCACTGCATTCGCCGACCGGTACGTCGAACCGCTGCTCGCCGAGGCGCGCAAGCTCGGACTCGGCCCCGCCGACCTCACGGCACTGATCAACGACCGCGCCGCGGTCACCGAACCCTGA
- a CDS encoding ABC transporter ATP-binding protein: MTHVIEVEHLTKRYRDTVAVDDVSFSIEKDTIYGLLGRNGAGKTTVMSILTAQNFATSGTVRVFGEHPYENARVLQRMCFVRESQKYPDDATPRHALRMARLFFPHWDQELADQLVDDFQLPLKGRTIKKLSRGQLSAVGVIIGLASRAEITFFDEPYLGLDAVARQIFYDRLLSDYAEHPRTIILSSHLIDEVSNLLGRVLVIDRGRIVMDEETDEIRDRATNVVGDAAAVESFTAGREIIHRQSLGRTTSVTVLGRLSADDRARMAAAGLDIAPVSLQQLIVRTTQHAAEQGGSFTSLEEGALR; the protein is encoded by the coding sequence ATGACCCACGTGATCGAGGTGGAGCACCTGACCAAGCGCTACCGCGACACCGTCGCGGTCGACGACGTCAGCTTCTCCATCGAGAAGGACACCATCTACGGCCTCCTCGGCCGCAACGGCGCCGGCAAGACGACCGTGATGTCGATCCTCACCGCACAGAACTTCGCCACCAGCGGCACGGTGCGCGTGTTCGGCGAGCACCCGTACGAGAACGCTCGCGTGCTGCAGCGCATGTGCTTCGTGCGAGAGAGCCAGAAGTACCCGGATGACGCGACTCCGCGTCACGCACTGAGGATGGCGCGGCTCTTCTTCCCCCACTGGGACCAGGAGCTCGCCGATCAGCTCGTCGACGACTTCCAGCTACCGCTCAAGGGCCGGACGATCAAGAAGCTCTCGCGCGGTCAGCTCTCGGCGGTCGGCGTCATCATCGGCCTGGCCTCACGCGCCGAGATCACCTTCTTCGACGAGCCGTACCTCGGTCTCGACGCGGTGGCCCGCCAGATCTTCTACGACCGTCTGCTCAGCGACTACGCCGAGCACCCCCGCACGATCATCCTCTCCAGCCATCTCATCGATGAGGTGTCGAATCTCCTCGGCCGGGTGCTGGTGATCGACCGGGGCCGCATCGTCATGGACGAGGAGACCGACGAGATCCGCGATCGCGCGACGAACGTGGTCGGCGACGCCGCGGCGGTGGAAAGCTTCACCGCCGGTCGCGAAATCATCCACCGGCAGAGTCTCGGGCGCACCACCTCGGTCACCGTCCTCGGTCGGCTCTCGGCCGACGACCGCGCCCGCATGGCCGCCGCCGGACTGGATATCGCTCCCGTCTCGCTGCAGCAGCTCATCGTCCGCACCACCCAGCACGCCGCCGAGCAGGGCGGCTCGTTCACCTCACTCGAAGAAGGAGCACTCCGATGA
- a CDS encoding DUF3072 domain-containing protein, translating into MSDNTSGAETLGATTSDDTTNPAEKDPADWVTGDEPMTAPQRSYLDTLAREAGEELSADLTKAEASEHIERLQEKTGRSSS; encoded by the coding sequence ATGTCCGACAACACATCCGGCGCCGAGACCCTCGGTGCGACCACGTCCGACGACACCACCAATCCGGCGGAGAAGGATCCGGCCGACTGGGTCACCGGCGACGAACCCATGACCGCTCCGCAGCGCAGCTATCTCGACACTCTGGCCCGCGAGGCGGGGGAAGAGCTCTCGGCCGATCTGACCAAGGCCGAGGCCTCGGAGCACATCGAACGGTTGCAGGAGAAGACGGGCCGCTCGTCGAGCTGA
- a CDS encoding ATP-binding protein, whose product MGDRLEIGTLLEAAEPTPAQVLARKLNRHTFWCGQSGSGKTYALGVLLERVILHTRLPLVILDPNSDFVGLGTVREGADDAVRAAWDERDIRVFRPGRDRPDALQARFLDMPWRSRAALLELDPIRDAEDFNALLKLEEELDVVRRGSLVAHLRSGDDPARHRLATRLENLGLGGWGLWAWRGRSVTDDIREQPDATVLDLGGFPTRAEMLAAALAVLDHLWEHRAERVGRLIVIDEAHNLVQPNPMTPVERELTERIVQIAAEGRKYGLWLLLSTQRPSKVHPNALSQCDNLALMRMSSPRDLAELGEVFGYAPAALVERSPLFAQGQALFAGGFVETAGLVQMGERLTVEGGSDVAVPIR is encoded by the coding sequence ATGGGCGATCGGCTCGAGATCGGCACCCTCCTCGAGGCAGCCGAACCGACCCCCGCACAGGTGCTCGCGCGAAAGCTCAACCGGCACACCTTCTGGTGCGGGCAGAGCGGGTCGGGCAAGACCTACGCCCTCGGCGTGCTGCTCGAGCGCGTCATCCTGCACACCCGCCTGCCCCTGGTCATCCTGGATCCGAACTCGGATTTCGTCGGCCTCGGCACGGTGCGGGAGGGAGCGGATGACGCGGTGCGCGCCGCCTGGGACGAGCGCGACATCCGGGTGTTCCGCCCGGGGCGGGACCGCCCCGACGCCCTGCAAGCGCGATTCCTCGACATGCCGTGGCGCTCGCGCGCGGCGCTGCTCGAGCTGGATCCGATTCGCGACGCCGAAGACTTCAACGCCCTGCTCAAACTCGAGGAAGAACTCGACGTCGTCCGCCGCGGAAGCCTCGTCGCTCACCTGAGGTCGGGCGACGACCCCGCCCGTCACCGCCTCGCGACCCGGCTCGAGAACCTCGGCCTCGGCGGGTGGGGGCTGTGGGCCTGGCGCGGCCGGAGCGTCACCGACGACATCCGCGAGCAGCCCGACGCGACGGTGCTCGACCTCGGCGGCTTCCCCACGCGGGCCGAGATGCTCGCGGCGGCGCTCGCGGTGCTCGATCACCTGTGGGAGCACCGCGCCGAGCGGGTGGGCCGGTTGATCGTCATCGACGAGGCCCACAATCTCGTGCAGCCGAACCCGATGACCCCGGTGGAGCGAGAGCTCACCGAGCGCATCGTGCAGATCGCGGCCGAAGGCCGAAAATACGGGCTGTGGCTGCTGCTGTCGACGCAGCGGCCCTCGAAGGTGCACCCCAATGCCCTGTCGCAGTGCGACAACCTCGCCCTGATGCGCATGAGCTCGCCGCGCGACCTGGCCGAGCTCGGCGAGGTGTTCGGCTATGCGCCAGCAGCGCTGGTGGAGCGCTCGCCGCTGTTCGCTCAGGGGCAGGCGCTGTTCGCGGGCGGGTTCGTCGAGACGGCCGGGCTCGTGCAGATGGGTGAGCGCCTGACCGTGGAGGGCGGAAGCGACGTGGCGGTGCCGATCCGCTGA
- a CDS encoding chorismate mutase translates to MTTEDPTTTLLRLRASIDNVDAALVFLLAERFRCTQQVGELKAAHGMPASDPGREEQQIARLKRLAQEADLDPEFAEKWFNFVVAEVIRHHTAAGAVSEGR, encoded by the coding sequence ATGACGACCGAAGATCCCACGACCACGCTTCTGCGGTTGCGCGCGAGCATCGACAACGTCGACGCGGCGCTGGTCTTCCTTCTGGCCGAGCGCTTCCGCTGCACGCAGCAGGTGGGTGAGTTGAAGGCCGCGCACGGCATGCCGGCGTCCGACCCCGGACGCGAGGAGCAGCAGATCGCACGCCTGAAGCGACTGGCCCAGGAGGCCGACCTCGATCCCGAGTTCGCCGAGAAGTGGTTCAACTTCGTCGTCGCCGAGGTGATCCGCCACCACACCGCCGCGGGCGCTGTGAGCGAAGGGCGCTGA
- a CDS encoding AI-2E family transporter, producing MTDARPSASSPADDPVTDASEPSVETTYVRRRTLFTSVNNPFAIGFFLTLGGLVALGLGVAFINLSTVLIYIAFALFAALGLDPIVRFLERRGLGRGWAILIVFAGFVVIVVGVVSLVVPTLVRQISQFFSDLPSTINAFQASDVYAWLQDTFGDQIGSLLGEFETFITNPANIAAIGGGVLQVGATIATTISGILIVLVLSLYFLASLDTMKVAFTRLSPARYRPKVRSMTDEITDSIGGYLMGMVVLAFFNSLVAFFLHLFLGLPFPALMAVAAFAITLIPLVGPVLYWIFASILALFTNPLTALIFAIAYLIYIQIEAYLLTPRVMSRAIAVPGALVVIGALVGGTLLGLLGALVAIPVTASILLIIKQVVIPRQDAKL from the coding sequence ATGACCGACGCCCGCCCGTCCGCTTCGTCGCCTGCGGACGACCCTGTCACCGACGCGTCCGAGCCCTCCGTCGAAACGACCTACGTCCGGCGCCGCACCCTCTTCACCAGCGTGAACAATCCGTTCGCGATCGGCTTCTTCCTCACCCTCGGCGGACTCGTCGCCCTCGGGCTCGGTGTCGCGTTCATCAACCTCTCCACGGTGCTGATCTACATCGCCTTCGCCCTGTTCGCAGCGCTCGGTCTCGACCCGATCGTGCGCTTCCTCGAGAGGCGCGGACTCGGACGCGGGTGGGCGATCCTCATCGTCTTCGCAGGCTTCGTCGTCATCGTCGTCGGGGTCGTGTCGCTCGTCGTGCCGACTCTCGTGCGACAGATCTCCCAGTTCTTCTCCGACCTGCCCTCGACGATCAACGCCTTCCAGGCCTCAGACGTCTACGCCTGGCTGCAAGACACCTTCGGCGACCAGATCGGCAGCCTGCTCGGGGAGTTCGAGACCTTCATCACCAACCCCGCGAACATCGCCGCGATCGGCGGCGGGGTCCTGCAGGTCGGTGCGACCATCGCGACGACGATCTCGGGCATCCTGATCGTGCTGGTGCTGAGCCTGTACTTCCTGGCATCCCTCGACACCATGAAGGTCGCCTTCACCCGTCTGAGCCCCGCCCGCTACCGCCCGAAGGTGCGGTCGATGACCGATGAGATCACCGACTCGATCGGCGGATATCTCATGGGCATGGTGGTGCTGGCGTTCTTCAACTCGCTCGTGGCGTTCTTCCTGCACCTCTTCCTCGGTCTGCCCTTCCCGGCCCTGATGGCGGTCGCGGCGTTCGCGATCACGCTCATCCCCCTCGTGGGTCCGGTGCTGTACTGGATCTTCGCCAGCATCCTCGCGCTGTTCACCAACCCCCTCACGGCGCTGATCTTCGCGATCGCGTACCTCATCTACATCCAGATCGAGGCATACCTCCTGACCCCGCGCGTGATGAGCCGCGCGATCGCGGTGCCCGGGGCGCTCGTCGTCATCGGCGCTCTCGTCGGCGGCACGCTGCTGGGGCTTCTCGGAGCGCTCGTGGCGATCCCCGTGACGGCGTCGATCCTGTTGATCATCAAGCAGGTCGTGATCCCCCGCCAGGACGCGAAGCTGTAG
- a CDS encoding lactonase family protein gives MRFLVGGYSADSGGIATGIGVLLAGEPDSGSAAGPLAVVGEAVSASSPSWVSWNEGTDVAYATLEAEGTVRAFRRIGEDRFAPLGDAVEAGEAVCHVAVSPDGGTLVATCWGDGRVVRYPLASDGRIGRPSFAPPAADPSAPGGAAGAVSDVEAAAAEVGIDLGALGLGGRGDADLFGGRGLDGVGGLDAMALFGGDADAAALTGPVDRPEPAVERVSRAHQTVFLPGGLVATSDLGFDLVRFWRLVDGRLRPLHDVSLPYGSGPRHMVWHPSGHLYVVTEYSCEVFALARDEAGRWRVVSGAPLGAGTLAGDSAAELAPSRDGAFLYAGVRGSNTIAVVAVRGAGESLAPVALVEAGVDWPRHHLVVRDTLLVAGERSDDVVSLTLDIRSGVPGRVRHRTSAPSPTCLTPLV, from the coding sequence ATGCGGTTCCTCGTCGGCGGGTACTCCGCCGACAGCGGCGGGATCGCCACCGGGATCGGGGTGCTCCTGGCGGGCGAACCCGACTCCGGTTCCGCCGCCGGACCGCTCGCCGTGGTCGGTGAGGCGGTCTCGGCGAGCTCGCCGTCGTGGGTCAGCTGGAACGAGGGGACGGATGTCGCCTACGCGACCCTCGAGGCGGAGGGAACCGTGCGTGCGTTCCGACGCATCGGCGAAGACCGGTTCGCTCCGCTCGGCGACGCGGTCGAGGCGGGGGAAGCGGTGTGCCATGTCGCGGTGTCGCCGGACGGCGGGACTCTCGTCGCGACGTGCTGGGGCGACGGGCGCGTGGTGCGTTATCCGCTCGCGAGCGATGGACGGATCGGGCGGCCGTCGTTCGCGCCGCCGGCGGCGGATCCGTCGGCCCCGGGCGGGGCGGCGGGGGCTGTGTCGGACGTCGAGGCGGCGGCGGCCGAGGTCGGCATCGACCTGGGGGCGTTGGGCCTCGGTGGGCGCGGAGATGCGGATCTCTTCGGCGGGCGAGGGCTCGACGGGGTGGGTGGGCTCGATGCCATGGCGCTGTTCGGCGGCGATGCCGACGCGGCGGCCCTGACGGGGCCGGTCGATCGACCGGAGCCCGCCGTGGAGCGGGTGTCGCGGGCGCATCAGACGGTGTTCCTGCCCGGCGGGCTCGTCGCGACATCCGATCTGGGATTCGATCTCGTGCGCTTCTGGCGCCTCGTGGACGGGAGGCTGCGACCGCTGCACGACGTCTCGCTGCCCTACGGCAGCGGTCCGCGGCACATGGTGTGGCACCCGAGCGGGCACCTGTACGTGGTGACGGAGTACAGCTGCGAGGTCTTCGCGCTCGCGCGCGACGAAGCGGGGCGCTGGCGCGTGGTGTCGGGAGCGCCCCTCGGAGCCGGAACGCTCGCCGGAGACAGCGCCGCCGAGCTGGCCCCGTCGCGCGACGGCGCGTTCCTCTACGCCGGTGTGCGCGGGAGCAACACGATCGCCGTCGTCGCCGTGCGCGGCGCGGGGGAGAGCCTCGCGCCCGTCGCCCTCGTCGAGGCGGGCGTGGACTGGCCGAGACACCACCTCGTGGTGCGCGACACCCTGCTGGTCGCCGGGGAACGCTCCGACGACGTGGTGTCGCTGACCCTCGACATCCGCTCCGGGGTGCCCGGCCGCGTGCGCCATCGCACGTCGGCGCCGTCGCCGACCTGCCTGACGCCCCTCGTCTGA
- a CDS encoding adenylosuccinate synthase, whose translation MPGIVIVGVQWGDEGKGKATDLLGERTDWVVKFNGGNNAGHTVVIGDEKYALHLLPSGILSPGVNAVIGNGVVIDLEVLFAELKALQARGLDTSRLKISANAHVITQYHRTLDKVTERFLGKRQIGTTGRGIGPAYADKINRVGIRVQDLFDENILRQKVEGALDQKNHLLLKVYNRRAIAVEEVVEDLLSYAERLRPMVADTSLLLDEALDRNEVVVFEGGQATMLDVDHGTYPFVTSSSATAGGAATGSGVGPRRLDRIVGIVKAYTTRVGSGPFPTELFDEHGDFLRSRGFEFGTTTGRPRRVGWYDAPITRYATRINGITDLVLTKLDILTGLDEIPVCVAYDVDGERFEEVPVNQTDFHHARPIYEMFPGWKDDISGARTFDDLPLAAQDYVLALEEMSGTRISVIGVGAARDAVIVRRDLVD comes from the coding sequence ATGCCAGGCATTGTGATCGTCGGCGTTCAGTGGGGTGACGAGGGCAAGGGCAAGGCCACCGACCTCCTGGGCGAACGCACCGACTGGGTCGTGAAGTTCAATGGCGGCAACAATGCCGGGCACACCGTCGTGATCGGCGACGAGAAGTACGCGCTGCACCTGCTGCCCTCCGGCATCCTGTCGCCGGGCGTGAACGCGGTCATCGGCAACGGCGTCGTGATCGACCTCGAGGTGCTCTTCGCCGAGCTGAAGGCGCTGCAGGCGCGCGGCCTCGACACCTCGCGCCTGAAGATCAGCGCCAACGCGCACGTGATCACGCAGTACCACCGCACCCTCGACAAAGTCACCGAGCGCTTCCTCGGCAAGCGCCAGATCGGCACGACCGGTCGTGGGATCGGCCCCGCCTACGCCGACAAGATCAACCGGGTCGGCATCCGCGTGCAGGACCTCTTCGACGAGAACATCCTGCGGCAGAAGGTCGAGGGGGCGCTCGATCAGAAGAACCACCTCCTGCTGAAGGTCTACAACCGCCGCGCGATCGCCGTGGAAGAGGTCGTCGAAGACCTGCTGTCGTACGCCGAGCGTCTGCGCCCGATGGTCGCCGACACGTCGCTGCTGCTCGATGAGGCCCTCGACCGAAACGAGGTCGTGGTGTTCGAGGGCGGACAGGCGACCATGCTCGACGTCGACCACGGCACGTATCCCTTCGTCACGTCGTCGTCGGCGACGGCGGGTGGCGCGGCGACCGGATCGGGGGTCGGCCCCCGGCGCCTCGATCGCATCGTCGGGATCGTCAAGGCGTACACGACTCGCGTCGGATCGGGTCCCTTCCCGACGGAGCTGTTCGACGAGCATGGCGACTTCCTGCGCTCGCGGGGGTTCGAGTTCGGCACCACCACGGGGCGCCCGCGCCGCGTGGGTTGGTACGACGCGCCCATCACCCGGTACGCGACCCGCATCAACGGCATCACCGATCTCGTGCTCACCAAGCTCGACATCCTCACCGGCCTCGACGAGATCCCGGTGTGCGTCGCCTACGACGTCGATGGCGAGCGGTTCGAGGAGGTGCCGGTCAACCAGACCGACTTCCACCACGCGCGCCCGATCTACGAGATGTTCCCCGGATGGAAGGACGACATCTCGGGCGCCCGGACCTTTGACGACCTTCCCCTGGCGGCGCAGGACTACGTGCTGGCGCTGGAGGAGATGAGCGGCACCCGCATCTCGGTGATCGGCGTGGGCGCAGCTCGCGACGCGGTCATCGTGCGCCGCGACCTGGTCGACTGA
- a CDS encoding Pr6Pr family membrane protein produces the protein MLASSRWAAVWNVLRLLAAVAIITAVIGQAVRTIGIGITDGSHLPTVVTNFFSFFTILSNCAAAVVLLWAGGRWAVARRTRRADAASAADPAALAVALASVTTYMVITGVVYNTLLRNVPLPQGVTVPWSNEILHVIAPLFLLLDVFLGPGRRALAWRDVGVILVFPIVWVVYTLVRGPLITNPASGQPFWYPYPFLNPNNPDLIFPGYAGVAFWVVVIALGIVVVASVVVAVGRRRDHDREASSVGVSASGGVGSAGVSGSSAGSVPSSTGSAGPASGA, from the coding sequence ATGCTGGCATCCTCTCGCTGGGCCGCCGTGTGGAACGTCCTGCGCCTCCTGGCCGCCGTCGCCATCATCACCGCCGTGATCGGGCAGGCCGTCCGCACCATCGGAATCGGCATCACCGACGGCTCGCACCTGCCGACGGTGGTGACGAACTTCTTCAGCTTCTTCACGATCCTCTCCAACTGCGCCGCCGCGGTGGTGCTGCTCTGGGCTGGTGGGCGCTGGGCTGTGGCGCGGCGGACGAGAAGAGCGGATGCCGCATCAGCGGCCGATCCCGCCGCCCTCGCGGTCGCGCTAGCCAGCGTGACGACCTACATGGTGATCACGGGCGTGGTCTACAACACCCTGCTGCGGAACGTACCCCTGCCCCAGGGAGTCACGGTGCCCTGGTCGAACGAGATCCTGCACGTGATCGCGCCGCTCTTCCTGCTGCTCGACGTGTTCCTCGGCCCCGGGCGCCGTGCGCTCGCGTGGCGCGACGTCGGCGTCATCCTCGTCTTCCCGATCGTGTGGGTGGTGTACACCCTCGTGCGCGGGCCGCTCATCACCAACCCGGCGTCGGGTCAGCCGTTCTGGTACCCGTACCCGTTCCTGAACCCGAACAACCCCGACCTGATCTTCCCCGGCTACGCGGGCGTGGCCTTCTGGGTCGTCGTCATCGCCCTCGGGATCGTCGTCGTCGCCTCGGTCGTCGTCGCCGTCGGGCGACGCCGCGATCACGACCGGGAGGCGTCGTCGGTCGGGGTCTCCGCCTCGGGCGGGGTGGGATCGGCGGGGGTCTCCGGCTCTTCGGCCGGATCCGTTCCCTCGTCGACGGGCTCGGCCGGCCCGGCGTCCGGCGCCTGA
- the argG gene encoding argininosuccinate synthase: MSKVLQSLPVGERVGIAFSGGLDTSVAVAWMRDKGAVPCTYTGDLGQYDEDDIASIPDRALQYGAEISRLVDCKTALVEEGFVALACGAFHIRSGGRTYFNTTPLGRAVTGTLLVRAMKDDGVDIWGDGSTYKGNDIERFYRYGLLANPALRIYKPWLDADFVTELGGRTEMSQWLVAHGFPYRDSAEKAYSTDANIWGATHEAKTLEHLDVSLETVQPIMGVRFWDDSVEIAPEDVSITFDAGRPVAINGEEFGDPVELVRAANAVGGRHGLGMSDQIENRIIEAKSRGIYEAPGMALLFIAYERLVNGILNEDTLATYHEQGRRLGRLMYEGRWLEPQSLMLRESIQKWVGSSISGTVTLRLRRGEDYTILDTVASGLSYAPEKLSMERVGDAAFGPTDRIGQLTMRNLDIADSRARLELFAGLGLIGGATGELVGKLEQGGADEIIEPAEPDERGRLAEATDAASEAAAFDTGTD; the protein is encoded by the coding sequence ATGTCGAAGGTCCTTCAGTCCCTGCCCGTCGGCGAGCGCGTCGGCATCGCCTTCTCGGGGGGTCTGGACACCTCCGTCGCCGTCGCCTGGATGCGCGACAAGGGAGCGGTGCCCTGCACGTACACCGGCGACCTCGGCCAGTACGACGAGGACGACATCGCCTCGATCCCCGACCGCGCCCTGCAGTACGGCGCTGAGATCTCGCGCCTGGTGGACTGCAAGACCGCCCTCGTCGAGGAGGGGTTCGTGGCGCTGGCGTGCGGTGCGTTCCACATCCGCTCCGGAGGCCGCACCTACTTCAACACCACGCCCCTCGGGCGCGCCGTGACAGGCACGCTGCTGGTGCGCGCGATGAAGGACGACGGCGTCGACATCTGGGGTGACGGCTCGACCTACAAGGGCAACGACATCGAGCGGTTCTACCGCTACGGCCTGCTCGCCAACCCCGCTCTGCGCATCTACAAGCCGTGGCTCGACGCCGACTTCGTGACCGAGCTCGGCGGCCGCACCGAGATGAGCCAGTGGCTGGTGGCCCATGGCTTCCCCTACCGCGACAGCGCCGAGAAGGCGTACTCGACCGACGCGAACATCTGGGGGGCGACCCACGAGGCGAAGACCCTCGAGCATCTCGACGTGTCGCTCGAGACGGTGCAGCCGATCATGGGCGTGCGGTTCTGGGACGACAGCGTCGAGATCGCCCCCGAAGACGTCAGCATCACCTTCGACGCGGGTCGGCCGGTGGCGATCAACGGCGAGGAGTTCGGCGACCCCGTCGAGCTGGTCCGGGCCGCCAACGCCGTCGGCGGCCGTCACGGCCTCGGCATGAGCGACCAGATCGAGAACCGCATCATCGAGGCGAAGTCGCGCGGCATCTACGAGGCGCCCGGAATGGCGCTGCTGTTCATCGCGTACGAGCGCCTCGTCAACGGCATCCTCAACGAAGACACCCTCGCGACCTATCACGAGCAGGGTCGTCGCCTCGGTCGTCTGATGTACGAGGGCCGCTGGCTCGAACCGCAGTCGCTGATGCTGCGCGAGTCGATCCAGAAGTGGGTCGGGTCCTCGATCTCGGGCACGGTGACCCTGCGCCTTCGCCGCGGCGAGGACTACACGATCCTCGACACGGTGGCCTCGGGCCTGTCGTACGCACCCGAGAAGCTGTCGATGGAGCGGGTCGGAGACGCCGCCTTCGGCCCCACCGACCGCATCGGCCAACTGACGATGCGCAACCTCGACATCGCCGACTCGCGCGCCCGCCTCGAGCTCTTCGCCGGGCTCGGCCTCATCGGCGGCGCCACCGGTGAGCTGGTCGGAAAGCTCGAGCAGGGCGGGGCCGACGAGATCATCGAGCCGGCCGAGCCCGACGAGCGCGGCCGGCTGGCCGAAGCGACCGACGCCGCCTCGGAGGCTGCGGCGTTCGACACCGGCACCGACTGA